From one Misgurnus anguillicaudatus chromosome 2, ASM2758022v2, whole genome shotgun sequence genomic stretch:
- the ptmab gene encoding prothymosin alpha-B, with protein sequence MADTKVDSATEISAKDLKEKKLIEEKENGKETTNGKENEENGEPEIDDEEEDEVDEEEEEGEGDEDEDEDEDDDELGGGTKRAADDDDDEEDEDDVDPKKQKTDDDD encoded by the exons ATGGCAGATACGAAGGTTGATTCCGCGACAGAGATCTCCGCAAAG gaCCTGAAGGAGAAGAAGCTTATCGAGGAGAAAGAAAACGGAAAAGAGACAACTAATGGAAAG GAGAATGAAGAGAATGGAGAGCCAGAAATTGATGACGAGGAAGAAGATGAAGTAGACGAGGAAGAAGAGGAAGGAGAGG GTGATGAGGATGAAGACgaggatgaagatgatgatgagcTGGGTGGAGGAACAAAACGAGctgctgatgatgatgatgatgaagaggaTG AGGATGATGTCGACCCCAAGAAGCAGAAAACGGATGACGATGATTAA